One window from the genome of Salisaeta longa DSM 21114 encodes:
- the rplF gene encoding 50S ribosomal protein L6, with protein MARIGSKPIQLNDKVTVSVDKANRVTVQGPKGELIEQIDPDMTVSVEDDAVVVDRPTNQKRHRALHGLSRSLIDNMVEGVTNGYKKRLVLIGVGYRAEVDNDGVLELALGYSHPIFFMPPEEVSISIGDAKSVSVSGAKDNVTTVVEVEGIDKQLVGQVAAKIRSLRPPEVYKGKGVRYDGEHVSLKAGKTAAR; from the coding sequence ATGGCTCGCATAGGCAGCAAGCCGATTCAACTTAATGACAAGGTGACCGTGTCGGTCGACAAGGCCAACCGCGTAACCGTACAAGGACCGAAGGGTGAACTGATCGAGCAAATCGATCCGGACATGACCGTGTCGGTCGAGGACGACGCCGTTGTGGTAGATCGGCCCACAAACCAGAAGCGCCACCGGGCCTTGCACGGCCTCTCGCGCTCCCTGATCGACAACATGGTCGAAGGCGTAACCAATGGATACAAGAAGCGCCTCGTGCTAATTGGCGTGGGTTACCGCGCCGAAGTGGACAACGACGGCGTCCTGGAGCTCGCCCTTGGCTACTCGCACCCCATCTTTTTCATGCCGCCCGAGGAGGTGAGCATCTCCATTGGCGATGCCAAAAGTGTGAGCGTGAGCGGTGCGAAAGACAACGTAACCACCGTTGTAGAGGTGGAGGGCATCGACAAGCAGTTGGTAGGCCAGGTGGCCGCCAAAATTCGAAGCCTCCGCCCGCCCGAAGTGTACAAAGGCAAGGGCGTGCGCTACGATGGCGAGCACGTATCGCTGAAAGCCGGTAAGACGGCCGCTCGCTAG
- the rplE gene encoding 50S ribosomal protein L5 — protein MATTPRLKERYNDEVRPDLKDQFGHSNVMEVPRLEKICINKGVGEAAENQKVLDDAIDELRRITGQHPTVRRSKKSISNFGLRKGMPVGVSVILRDARMYEFMDRLTTLALPNIRDFRGVPDRSFDGHGNYTLGIAEQTIFPEIDVDKVDRISGMDITFVTSADTDEEAYALLKGLGMPFVRREEQAA, from the coding sequence ATGGCCACTACTCCGCGACTGAAAGAGCGCTATAACGACGAGGTTCGTCCCGACCTGAAAGACCAGTTCGGACACAGCAATGTGATGGAGGTGCCCCGCCTCGAAAAAATCTGCATCAACAAGGGCGTGGGCGAAGCCGCCGAGAACCAGAAGGTGCTTGACGATGCCATCGACGAGCTGCGCCGCATCACCGGTCAGCATCCGACGGTGCGCCGCTCGAAGAAGAGCATCTCGAACTTTGGGTTGCGGAAAGGCATGCCGGTGGGCGTGTCCGTCATACTGCGCGACGCGCGCATGTACGAGTTTATGGATCGCCTCACCACGCTTGCGCTCCCCAACATTCGCGACTTCCGCGGCGTGCCCGACCGTAGCTTTGACGGCCACGGCAACTACACGCTGGGCATCGCAGAGCAAACCATCTTTCCAGAAATTGATGTGGACAAGGTCGACCGCATCAGCGGCATGGACATCACATTTGTGACGAGCGCCGACACCGACGAGGAAGCCTATGCACTGCTGAAAGGCCTGGGCATGCCCTTCGTACGGCGCGAAGAACAAGCCGCGTAA
- the rplW gene encoding 50S ribosomal protein L23, producing the protein MSKRVLIKPYVTEKTTRQMAEDKYTFVVRLDATKPAIKQAVEQAYKDEGVRVTKVRTQIVPGKRRRQFREGSMIEGRTSGFKKAIVELDPEGGSIDFFDAI; encoded by the coding sequence ATGAGCAAACGAGTGCTGATTAAGCCGTACGTGACGGAGAAGACGACCCGGCAAATGGCCGAGGACAAATACACGTTTGTCGTACGCCTCGATGCCACGAAGCCCGCGATCAAACAGGCCGTAGAGCAGGCCTACAAAGACGAGGGCGTGCGCGTGACGAAGGTGCGCACTCAAATTGTGCCGGGCAAGCGGCGCCGTCAGTTCCGCGAAGGCAGCATGATTGAAGGCCGCACCTCGGGCTTCAAAAAAGCCATCGTGGAGCTCGACCCCGAAGGCGGAAGCATCGACTTCTTCGACGCGATATAA
- the infA gene encoding translation initiation factor IF-1 gives MAKEEAIEQDGEVIEALPNAQFRVELENGHEILGLLSGKMRMNYIKILPGDRVKVELSPYDLSKGRIVYRYK, from the coding sequence ATGGCGAAAGAAGAAGCCATCGAACAAGACGGCGAAGTCATTGAGGCTTTGCCCAACGCACAGTTTCGCGTTGAGCTAGAGAACGGCCACGAGATTCTCGGGCTGCTCTCGGGCAAAATGCGCATGAACTACATTAAGATTTTGCCGGGCGACCGCGTAAAAGTCGAACTGTCCCCGTACGATCTGTCGAAGGGGCGGATTGTGTACCGTTACAAGTAA
- the rpsS gene encoding 30S ribosomal protein S19, translating to MPRSLRKGPYVYYKLQRKVDALNESNDKKVIKTWSRDSLVTPAFVGHTFAVHNGRQFIPVYVTENMVGHKLGEFAPTRTFKGHAKSKVDKRTRRP from the coding sequence ATGCCTCGCTCGCTACGCAAAGGGCCTTACGTCTATTACAAGCTGCAACGTAAGGTCGACGCGCTGAACGAATCCAACGACAAGAAGGTCATCAAGACCTGGAGCCGGGATTCGCTCGTTACGCCCGCTTTTGTGGGCCACACCTTTGCCGTGCACAACGGCCGCCAGTTCATTCCGGTGTACGTCACCGAGAACATGGTAGGCCACAAACTGGGCGAGTTTGCGCCCACGCGCACCTTTAAGGGGCACGCGAAGTCGAAGGTCGACAAGCGCACGCGCCGTCCGTAA
- the map gene encoding type I methionyl aminopeptidase yields MVHLKSKREIEKLRASAELVSRTLAEVGRHVAVGVTTNELDAIAEDFIRTHGAEPAFKGHRHGKNVFPATLCTSVNDHVVHGIPSDYALQPGDLLSVDCGVVLDGFIGDSAFTFAVGTLADEDYTLCRVTHEGLNAGIEAAVAGHHIGDIGAAVEARCADYGIVRDLCGHGVGRSLWEQPQVPNYGSPGTGRTLRKGLTICIEPMINHGTAEVYTADDGWTVATADGTRSAHYEHMIAVRDGAPEVLSTFDYIEDVTVPPYLRPESTSTDDT; encoded by the coding sequence ATGGTGCATCTGAAAAGCAAGCGGGAGATTGAGAAGCTGCGGGCCAGCGCCGAGCTCGTCAGCCGTACCCTTGCCGAAGTCGGGCGCCACGTGGCCGTCGGTGTAACGACGAACGAGCTTGATGCCATTGCCGAAGACTTCATCCGAACACATGGGGCCGAGCCTGCATTCAAGGGTCATCGGCACGGAAAAAACGTGTTTCCGGCCACGCTGTGTACGTCAGTTAACGACCACGTCGTGCACGGCATCCCAAGCGATTACGCGCTGCAGCCCGGCGACCTTTTGTCGGTGGACTGCGGCGTTGTACTCGACGGATTTATTGGAGACAGCGCGTTTACGTTTGCGGTGGGTACCCTCGCGGACGAGGATTACACGCTGTGCCGTGTGACGCACGAGGGCCTTAATGCAGGCATTGAAGCGGCGGTTGCCGGGCATCACATTGGCGATATTGGCGCCGCTGTTGAAGCCCGCTGTGCCGATTACGGTATTGTGCGCGACTTGTGCGGGCACGGTGTAGGACGCAGCCTGTGGGAACAGCCACAGGTGCCCAATTACGGCAGCCCAGGTACCGGACGCACGCTGCGTAAGGGCTTAACGATTTGCATTGAGCCCATGATTAACCACGGCACGGCCGAGGTGTACACGGCCGACGACGGATGGACCGTGGCCACGGCCGACGGAACGCGCTCGGCCCACTACGAACACATGATTGCTGTGCGCGACGGCGCACCTGAAGTACTCAGCACGTTTGACTACATCGAAGACGTCACCGTGCCGCCGTACCTTCGCCCCGAATCAACTTCTACAGACGATACTTGA
- the rpmC gene encoding 50S ribosomal protein L29: MTPQEIRNLSAEEIEQRIDEEQEQLDELRFQHAIQGQLENPMLLRKKRRTIARLKTILNEKARAVS; this comes from the coding sequence ATGACGCCCCAAGAAATTCGCAACTTAAGCGCTGAAGAGATTGAGCAGCGCATTGACGAAGAGCAAGAACAGCTCGACGAGCTTCGCTTTCAGCACGCCATTCAGGGCCAGCTGGAAAACCCGATGCTCCTTCGCAAGAAGCGCCGTACGATTGCGCGACTGAAGACGATTTTGAACGAGAAAGCACGCGCGGTATCCTGA
- the rpsE gene encoding 30S ribosomal protein S5, whose amino-acid sequence MAKRNKGRKRVNADKRQENWVDRLVTVNRVSKVVKGGRRFSFNTVVVVGNENGLVGTGLGKANDVSSAISKGNDDAKKNLIRVPIRDGTIPHEVVGQQDSGRVLLKPAAPGTGVIAGGGVRAVLECAGLKNVLSKSLGTSNPHNQVKATINALAQLEDAVEVAKRRGIPLEKVFNG is encoded by the coding sequence ATGGCGAAACGAAACAAAGGCCGCAAGCGCGTCAATGCCGATAAGCGCCAAGAAAATTGGGTGGATCGGCTCGTGACCGTCAACCGCGTGTCGAAGGTTGTGAAGGGCGGACGCCGCTTCTCCTTCAACACCGTGGTGGTGGTAGGCAACGAAAACGGCCTGGTAGGCACCGGGCTGGGGAAAGCCAACGACGTGTCGAGCGCGATTAGCAAGGGCAACGACGATGCCAAGAAGAACCTGATCCGCGTGCCCATCCGCGATGGCACCATCCCGCACGAAGTGGTCGGTCAGCAGGACTCGGGCCGCGTGCTGCTTAAGCCAGCCGCGCCGGGTACCGGCGTGATTGCAGGTGGCGGTGTGCGCGCCGTGCTTGAGTGCGCCGGGTTGAAGAATGTGCTCTCGAAGTCATTGGGTACAAGCAACCCGCACAACCAGGTGAAGGCCACCATCAACGCCCTCGCGCAGCTTGAGGACGCCGTGGAAGTGGCCAAGCGCCGTGGAATTCCGCTGGAGAAAGTCTTCAACGGATAA
- the rplP gene encoding 50S ribosomal protein L16, whose protein sequence is MLQPKRTKHRKAQRNQGIKKGNATRGTRINFGDFALKALEHGQITSRQIEAARVAINRHMKRAGKVWIRIYPDKPVTKTPAETRMGKGKGAPEFYVAEIQPGRVLFEVGGGVSREVAQEALRLGRHKLPIRTKFVARPVLG, encoded by the coding sequence ATGCTACAACCCAAACGCACAAAGCACCGCAAGGCCCAGCGCAACCAGGGCATCAAGAAAGGCAACGCCACGCGCGGCACGCGCATCAACTTTGGCGACTTTGCCCTGAAGGCCCTGGAGCATGGCCAGATCACCAGCCGCCAGATTGAGGCGGCGCGTGTGGCCATCAACCGCCACATGAAGCGGGCCGGCAAGGTGTGGATCCGGATCTACCCGGACAAGCCCGTAACCAAGACGCCTGCCGAAACCCGCATGGGGAAAGGAAAAGGGGCGCCGGAGTTCTACGTGGCCGAAATTCAGCCGGGGCGCGTGCTCTTTGAAGTGGGCGGCGGCGTCTCGCGCGAGGTTGCGCAAGAAGCGCTGCGCCTCGGGCGCCACAAGCTGCCCATCCGCACGAAGTTTGTTGCGCGCCCGGTGCTCGGGTAA
- the rpmD gene encoding 50S ribosomal protein L30, giving the protein MAKIKITQVRSTNRRSQRQRRTMKALGLRRIRHTVTHNDSPQIRGMIDTVRHLVTTEVVDDA; this is encoded by the coding sequence ATGGCAAAGATCAAAATTACACAGGTGCGGAGCACCAACCGCCGGTCGCAGCGCCAACGAAGAACCATGAAAGCGTTGGGCCTGCGTCGCATTCGGCACACCGTAACGCACAACGACTCGCCGCAAATTCGCGGCATGATCGACACGGTGCGTCACCTGGTAACCACCGAAGTGGTGGACGACGCGTAA
- the rplR gene encoding 50S ribosomal protein L18 has translation MAKGSKEKAARRKRVHDSIRQTIMGTSQRPRLSVYRSNKYIYAQLIDDLSGKTLTAASSLEADVSGENRTEESRHVGELVAERAQEEGITKAVFDRSGYKYHGRVRAVAEGARDGGLHL, from the coding sequence ATGGCGAAAGGATCAAAAGAAAAAGCCGCACGCCGCAAGCGTGTGCACGATAGCATTCGGCAGACCATCATGGGAACGTCGCAGCGCCCGCGGTTGTCGGTGTACCGCTCGAACAAGTACATCTACGCGCAGCTCATTGACGACCTGAGCGGCAAGACGCTGACCGCAGCATCGAGCCTCGAAGCGGACGTCAGCGGCGAGAACCGGACCGAGGAGAGCCGCCACGTTGGCGAGCTCGTGGCCGAGCGTGCCCAAGAGGAAGGCATTACCAAGGCGGTGTTTGACCGCAGCGGCTACAAGTATCACGGGCGTGTACGCGCCGTGGCTGAAGGCGCACGCGACGGCGGCCTGCATCTGTAA
- the rpsN gene encoding 30S ribosomal protein S14, with protein MAKKSWIAREEKRRELHEKYKEKRRRLKEEGRWVELQKLPRDSSPVRQNNRCPICGRDNGFIREFGVCRICFREMALEGRIPGVRKSSW; from the coding sequence ATGGCTAAAAAGAGCTGGATTGCACGCGAAGAGAAACGCCGCGAGCTGCACGAAAAGTACAAAGAGAAGCGCCGTCGGCTGAAAGAAGAGGGCCGCTGGGTGGAGCTGCAAAAGCTCCCGCGCGACTCGAGTCCGGTGCGCCAAAACAACCGCTGCCCCATCTGCGGGCGCGACAACGGTTTCATCCGTGAGTTTGGCGTGTGCCGCATCTGTTTCCGCGAGATGGCCCTCGAAGGGCGCATCCCCGGCGTGCGGAAGTCAAGCTGGTAA
- the rplO gene encoding 50S ribosomal protein L15 — protein MDLSNLSPAEGATTDRKRIGRGVGSGYGGHSSTRGNKGQSSRSGSKNRPVWFEGGQMPLYRRLPKFGFTNPFRTEYSIVNVGRLDRLVDEGVLDADADVTPEVLEAIGAVRSAERVKVLGDGPLEASLTISAHAFSDSAREKIASAGGSATVIE, from the coding sequence ATGGATTTGAGTAACCTATCCCCTGCTGAAGGGGCCACGACCGATCGCAAGCGCATTGGGCGCGGCGTAGGCTCGGGCTACGGCGGCCACAGCTCCACGCGGGGCAACAAAGGCCAAAGCAGCCGTTCGGGGTCAAAGAACCGCCCGGTATGGTTTGAAGGCGGCCAAATGCCGCTGTATCGCCGGCTGCCCAAGTTCGGGTTCACGAATCCCTTTCGTACCGAATACAGCATTGTAAACGTGGGCCGCCTCGACCGGCTGGTTGATGAGGGCGTGCTCGATGCCGACGCCGACGTGACGCCGGAGGTGCTTGAAGCCATTGGCGCGGTGCGCAGTGCCGAGCGCGTGAAGGTATTGGGCGATGGCCCGCTGGAGGCGTCGCTGACGATCAGCGCGCACGCCTTTAGCGACTCGGCCCGCGAAAAAATTGCGTCCGCTGGCGGATCGGCCACGGTGATTGAATAA
- the rpsQ gene encoding 30S ribosomal protein S17, with the protein MEDTPTAERNTTERNARKERVGIVVSDKMEKTITVAVRRQMKHPMYGKYLERSSKMLVHDEENEASEGDTVRIMETRPLSKRKRWRLVEIVEYAK; encoded by the coding sequence ATGGAAGACACGCCTACAGCAGAGCGCAACACCACCGAGCGCAACGCGCGCAAAGAACGCGTGGGCATTGTGGTGAGCGACAAGATGGAAAAGACCATCACCGTTGCGGTACGTCGGCAGATGAAGCACCCGATGTACGGCAAGTACCTGGAGCGCTCCTCCAAGATGCTCGTGCACGACGAAGAGAACGAAGCGAGCGAGGGCGACACGGTGCGCATCATGGAGACGCGCCCCTTGAGCAAGCGCAAGCGCTGGCGGCTGGTTGAAATTGTAGAATACGCCAAGTAA
- the rplX gene encoding 50S ribosomal protein L24, whose protein sequence is MPRTTNKRKKLHIKKGDRVMLNKTITSAPSAGEDREKGYIGKVLRVFPERERIIVEGVNMRVFHEKPRMGQPEGGRIEREAPIHASNVNPVDSNDNPTRIGRKKIEDPESGASRWVRYAKTTGEELDN, encoded by the coding sequence ATGCCACGAACAACGAACAAGCGCAAAAAGCTTCACATAAAGAAGGGCGACCGCGTGATGCTCAACAAAACGATCACCTCGGCCCCCTCTGCGGGCGAGGATCGTGAGAAGGGCTACATTGGAAAAGTCCTCCGGGTCTTTCCTGAACGCGAGCGCATCATTGTGGAAGGCGTAAACATGCGCGTCTTCCACGAGAAGCCACGGATGGGCCAGCCCGAGGGCGGCCGCATCGAGCGCGAAGCCCCCATTCACGCCTCCAACGTGAACCCGGTGGACAGCAACGATAACCCGACGCGCATTGGGCGGAAGAAGATTGAAGATCCGGAAAGCGGTGCAAGCCGCTGGGTGCGGTACGCGAAAACGACCGGCGAAGAACTCGACAACTAA
- the rplN gene encoding 50S ribosomal protein L14, with protein MVQQESKLKVADNSGAKEVQCIRVLGSSGRRYARLGDRIMVSVKSAIPGGTVGKGDVSPAVVVRTRKEVRRPDGSYIRFDENAAVLIDNQNEPVGTRVFGPVARELREKQFMRIVSLAPEVL; from the coding sequence ATGGTTCAGCAAGAAAGCAAATTGAAGGTCGCCGACAATAGCGGGGCCAAGGAAGTTCAGTGCATCCGCGTGCTGGGCAGCAGCGGGCGCCGCTATGCCCGACTGGGCGACCGCATCATGGTGTCCGTGAAGTCGGCCATTCCCGGCGGTACCGTGGGCAAGGGCGACGTGAGCCCGGCCGTTGTGGTGCGCACGCGCAAGGAAGTGCGCCGGCCGGACGGGTCGTACATCCGCTTCGACGAGAACGCGGCCGTGCTCATCGACAACCAGAACGAACCGGTGGGCACCCGTGTGTTTGGCCCGGTGGCGCGCGAGCTGCGTGAGAAGCAATTCATGCGCATCGTATCGCTCGCCCCCGAGGTGCTGTAA
- the rpsH gene encoding 30S ribosomal protein S8, protein MSGISDPVADYLARIKNGQQANHQYIDIPASRLKRAITQILLEKGYIKNYLNIDDGKQGLLRLYLKYDEAGLPAIKTLDRVSRPGLREYAKAQEVPRVKNGLGIAILSTSRGVMSDKEARRFNVGGEVLAKVF, encoded by the coding sequence ATGAGTGGAATCTCCGACCCGGTGGCCGATTACTTGGCACGCATCAAGAACGGGCAACAGGCCAACCATCAGTACATTGACATCCCGGCCTCGCGCCTGAAGCGCGCGATCACCCAGATTCTGCTGGAAAAGGGATACATCAAAAACTACCTGAACATCGACGACGGGAAGCAGGGGCTGTTGCGCCTGTACCTGAAGTACGATGAGGCCGGCTTGCCCGCCATCAAGACGCTCGACCGCGTGTCGCGCCCCGGATTGCGCGAGTACGCCAAGGCACAAGAGGTTCCGCGCGTGAAGAACGGGCTGGGCATTGCCATTTTGTCCACGTCGCGCGGCGTTATGAGCGACAAAGAAGCGCGCCGCTTTAACGTAGGAGGCGAGGTGCTTGCCAAAGTATTTTAA
- the rpsC gene encoding 30S ribosomal protein S3, whose translation MGQKIHPVGLRLGIIRGWDSNWYSEENLQEKLVEDNTIREYLEARLRRAGLSRTVIERTPKRVILTLHTSRPGVVIGRGGSEVEKLREELKTLTGKDIQVNISEIKRPELDAALVAKNIAQQLEGRISFRRAMKQAMTAAMRMGAEGCRIRAAGRLGGAEMGRIEEYLEGRVPLHTLRADIDFAKATAFTIYGTIGIKVWIHRGEILGTPDLSPNVQAQQRKRPKGGRSGGRGRRSRR comes from the coding sequence ATGGGCCAAAAAATACACCCTGTCGGGCTTCGTTTGGGGATCATCCGCGGTTGGGATTCCAACTGGTACTCGGAAGAAAACCTGCAAGAGAAGCTCGTTGAAGACAACACGATTCGCGAGTACCTGGAAGCGCGCCTGCGCCGTGCCGGCCTGAGCCGGACGGTCATTGAGCGCACGCCCAAGCGCGTGATCCTCACGCTGCACACCAGCCGTCCGGGCGTGGTCATTGGCCGCGGCGGATCGGAGGTCGAAAAGCTGCGCGAAGAGCTCAAGACGCTCACGGGCAAAGACATCCAGGTCAACATCAGCGAGATTAAGCGCCCCGAGCTGGATGCCGCGCTGGTGGCCAAAAACATTGCGCAGCAGCTGGAGGGTCGCATTTCCTTCCGCCGTGCCATGAAGCAGGCCATGACCGCCGCGATGCGCATGGGCGCCGAGGGCTGCCGCATCCGCGCCGCCGGTCGCCTGGGCGGGGCCGAGATGGGACGCATCGAGGAGTACCTGGAAGGCCGTGTGCCGCTGCACACCCTGCGCGCCGACATCGACTTTGCCAAAGCAACAGCGTTTACCATCTACGGCACCATTGGCATTAAGGTGTGGATTCACCGCGGCGAGATCCTTGGCACGCCCGACCTAAGCCCCAACGTGCAAGCGCAGCAGCGCAAGCGTCCGAAGGGCGGGCGCTCCGGCGGCCGTGGCCGACGGAGCCGCCGCTAA
- the rplV gene encoding 50S ribosomal protein L22 has product MEARAVRKHIRCSPMKMRRVINLVRGRNVAEAMAILNYMPQRPTKFVSKTLRSAVFNLMDKHDERFDDGELVIKEIRADEGPVFKRYQPRARGRAAPIRKRTTHLTVIVGVAALEEAEA; this is encoded by the coding sequence ATGGAAGCACGAGCCGTACGCAAACACATTCGCTGTTCGCCCATGAAGATGCGCCGCGTCATTAACTTGGTGCGCGGGCGCAACGTGGCCGAGGCGATGGCCATCCTCAACTACATGCCGCAGCGGCCCACAAAATTTGTGAGCAAGACGCTGCGCTCCGCCGTGTTTAACCTGATGGACAAGCACGACGAGCGGTTTGATGATGGCGAGCTGGTAATCAAAGAGATTCGGGCCGACGAAGGGCCGGTCTTTAAGCGCTATCAGCCCCGAGCGCGCGGGCGGGCAGCACCGATTCGTAAGCGCACTACACACCTCACGGTAATCGTGGGCGTAGCTGCGCTCGAAGAAGCCGAGGCATAA
- the secY gene encoding preprotein translocase subunit SecY yields MAGLAESIRNIWKIEELRERILYTLGILVVYRLGTYVTLPGVDAALLEQINAQAGSGGLFGFLDMFVGGAFRQAGIFALGIMPYITASIIIQLMGAVVPYFQKLQREGEEGRRKITQLTRYGTVGITALQSIGYAINLQYGATGQAIVINSTFFMFTTVLTLTAGTVFVMWLGERISEDGIGNGISLIIMVGIIAFLPQALLNEVSLLGSNIFLLLLEIAVWVLVTAGVVLVSQGTRRIPVKYAKRVVGRKMYGGTTQYLPLRVNAAGVMPIIFAQSIMFLPSTVASFFPNSPFMQMMGRWFSDISSWGYSGVFFFICVFFTYFYTAIAVNPQQMADTMKRQGGFIPGVRPGRQTAEFIDNILTRITLPGSIFLGLVAILPAFAMKAGISQQFAIFFGGTSLLILVQVTLDTLQQIESHLLMRHYDGFMKSGGSVRGRRV; encoded by the coding sequence ATGGCAGGGCTTGCCGAAAGCATTCGTAACATCTGGAAAATTGAGGAGCTGCGCGAGCGGATCCTGTATACCCTGGGCATCCTGGTGGTGTACCGCTTGGGCACCTACGTCACGCTTCCGGGCGTTGACGCAGCGCTGCTTGAGCAAATCAACGCACAGGCCGGGTCTGGGGGGCTGTTTGGCTTCCTGGATATGTTCGTGGGCGGCGCCTTTCGCCAGGCGGGCATTTTTGCACTGGGCATCATGCCGTACATTACGGCCTCCATTATCATCCAGTTGATGGGGGCGGTGGTGCCGTACTTCCAGAAGCTGCAGCGTGAAGGCGAAGAAGGCCGGCGCAAGATTACGCAGCTTACGCGGTATGGCACAGTGGGCATCACGGCGCTGCAGTCCATTGGCTACGCCATTAACCTGCAATACGGCGCGACCGGGCAGGCCATCGTGATCAACTCGACGTTCTTCATGTTCACGACGGTCCTCACGCTTACGGCAGGTACCGTGTTTGTGATGTGGCTGGGTGAGCGCATCAGCGAGGATGGCATTGGCAACGGCATTTCGCTCATCATTATGGTGGGCATCATCGCATTCCTGCCGCAGGCGCTCTTAAACGAGGTAAGCCTGCTGGGCAGCAACATCTTCTTGCTGCTGCTGGAGATTGCCGTGTGGGTGCTCGTCACCGCGGGCGTGGTGCTGGTGTCGCAGGGCACGCGGCGCATTCCGGTGAAGTATGCGAAGCGCGTCGTGGGCCGCAAGATGTACGGCGGCACGACGCAGTACCTGCCGCTGCGCGTCAACGCGGCCGGCGTGATGCCGATCATCTTCGCGCAATCCATTATGTTTTTGCCGTCGACGGTGGCGTCGTTCTTTCCGAACAGCCCCTTCATGCAGATGATGGGGCGCTGGTTCTCTGACATCAGCAGTTGGGGCTACTCGGGCGTGTTCTTCTTCATCTGTGTCTTCTTCACGTACTTCTACACGGCCATTGCGGTGAACCCGCAGCAGATGGCCGATACGATGAAGCGCCAAGGCGGCTTCATTCCGGGCGTGCGCCCGGGGCGCCAGACGGCGGAGTTCATTGACAACATCCTCACGCGCATCACGCTGCCGGGCTCGATCTTCCTGGGGCTGGTGGCCATTCTGCCGGCGTTTGCGATGAAGGCCGGTATCTCGCAGCAGTTTGCGATTTTCTTTGGCGGCACGAGCCTGCTCATTTTGGTGCAGGTTACGCTTGACACCTTACAACAAATTGAAAGCCACTTGCTCATGCGTCATTACGATGGATTTATGAAGAGCGGTGGATCGGTGCGCGGGCGGCGCGTGTAG
- the rplB gene encoding 50S ribosomal protein L2: MAIKKLKPNTNGQRHRSGSAFDDITKTEPEKSLLEPLKKSGGRNNHGRMTMRYRGGGHKRRYRIIDFKRNHKDGIPATVASIEYDPNRTARIALLVYADGEKSYIIAPDGLEVGSTVESGPTASPDVGNCLPLENIPVGTFVHAVEMKPGKGAQLARSAGTHAQLTAREGKYATLALPSGETRLVPAKCRATVGTTSNVDHMNIDLGKAGRKRWLGRRPRTRGVAMNPVDHPMGGGEGRASGGHPRSRKGVPAKGYKTRKRNKDSNKYIIRRRTEKKNRKR, from the coding sequence ATGGCCATTAAGAAGCTCAAACCCAACACGAACGGGCAGCGGCACCGCTCGGGATCCGCATTCGACGACATCACAAAGACGGAGCCCGAAAAGAGCCTGCTGGAGCCGCTGAAGAAAAGCGGCGGCCGCAACAACCACGGCCGGATGACGATGCGCTACCGCGGCGGCGGCCACAAGCGCCGCTACCGCATCATCGACTTTAAGCGCAACCACAAAGACGGCATCCCGGCAACGGTTGCTAGCATTGAGTACGACCCGAACCGCACCGCGCGCATCGCGCTGCTGGTATACGCCGATGGCGAGAAGTCGTACATCATTGCACCCGACGGACTGGAGGTGGGCAGCACAGTGGAAAGCGGCCCAACGGCCTCGCCCGATGTGGGCAACTGCTTGCCGCTCGAAAACATCCCGGTGGGTACGTTTGTGCACGCGGTTGAGATGAAGCCCGGAAAGGGCGCCCAGCTTGCACGCTCGGCGGGCACGCACGCCCAGCTGACGGCCCGCGAGGGGAAGTACGCAACGCTCGCGCTTCCCTCGGGCGAGACGCGCCTGGTACCGGCCAAGTGCCGCGCCACGGTGGGCACCACGAGCAACGTAGACCACATGAACATCGACCTGGGCAAGGCCGGCCGTAAGCGTTGGCTGGGCCGCCGCCCCCGCACGCGTGGCGTAGCCATGAACCCGGTCGACCACCCGATGGGCGGCGGTGAAGGCCGCGCCTCGGGCGGACACCCGCGGTCGCGCAAGGGCGTGCCGGCAAAGGGCTACAAGACGCGCAAGCGCAACAAGGACTCAAACAAGTACATCATCCGGCGCCGTACCGAGAAGAAAAACCGCAAGCGATAA